AAGGATCTGTAAAGTTCACCGGATTATTTCCTACATACCTATACAAATTCACATCTCCCCCACCAAACCCAATCGGATCTTTTGAGATGAATCTGCCTCTGCTCGGATAATAATATCTTCCTCTGTAGTAATACATTCCAATCTCAGAATCGTACTCCCTTCCTGTAAAATTATAAGGCTGGATTAGGGTTCCTGTCTGTGAGGCAATAGTGCCATATGCCTTGTAAATATATGTCTTAACTGCGCTTCCTGTGCTGTCTGTCATTGTCTTTATGCTTCCAAGCGCATCTGCATGGTAGTAGTAGTTTGCCCCTCCTTTCTTAATCCTCAAAGGCTCGTCTATACCAGGGCCGTGGGTGTATCTGGCAGCTACAGCTCCGGTTCCGTCATATTCTGTTACGATGTCTTCGTTGTCATATAGGTATTTTGTGATTACTCCGTTTATGTCTTTCTTTATCCTCCTGCCAAAGGGGTCGTATTTGTATTTCACTACGGTGGCGCCAGGCCGTATTATTTTTTTGAGCCTGTTTTCATAATCCCAGAAGTATTGCGTTAGAGCGCCTGTTGTCTTATTTGTCTTTGTTATAAGATTGCCGTTGTTGTCATAGGTGTCTTTTATCTCTTTTATCCTTTTCAGATATTTCAAAACAAGCAGATAGACATACAGTCTTCGCATTAGCAAGATTTGCTGTAATTGTTTTATGTCTCTATACCGCAGCATTTAAATCAGCCTGTCCCCTTTTTTTCTAATTACTTCTTCCCATTCCTTTTTGTAACGGTCATAGGGCTTTAAAGAATCCTTGATGTCTTCCAATGAAGGCACTAATAAAAAAGCAATAATGCCTACCAATGCCTTATAGTACCACTGCAACGATTTCCAGAAATATACGCCAAAAAATAAGATGGCTATCCAGATGACAACATATATCCATCCTCTCATTAGGGCAAATATATATTGTCTTCGCGTAAGTAACTGTTGCGATGTAAGTTCCGCTAACGAGGGCATGGTATTACTTACATCCTTTCGGCTTCGGTGGTTCTATTTCTTCTTCGCAGGGTAAAATTGCTGCACTTATGATCGAGCCGATGCCAACGCCAGTTTCCCAAGCAAGACCTACCAATGCAAAATTAGTAGCGGCAGTTCCAGCAGCAATGATGCCTGTTTCAAGACCTGTAAAAGCCACTCCTTGGAGCGCTGCACCACGAAAACCAAGCATAGCCCACTGGCGCAATGTAATACCGCCAGTTAGTTCAGCTACTTTTCC
This DNA window, taken from Nitrospirota bacterium, encodes the following:
- a CDS encoding RHS repeat-associated core domain-containing protein, with protein sequence MLRYRDIKQLQQILLMRRLYVYLLVLKYLKRIKEIKDTYDNNGNLITKTNKTTGALTQYFWDYENRLKKIIRPGATVVKYKYDPFGRRIKKDINGVITKYLYDNEDIVTEYDGTGAVAARYTHGPGIDEPLRIKKGGANYYYHADALGSIKTMTDSTGSAVKTYIYKAYGTIASQTGTLIQPYNFTGREYDSEIGMYYYRGRYYYPSRGRFISKDPIGFGGGDVNLYRYVGNNPVNFTDPFGLDRYNPCKDLPLLGRWACKKYVNWGCSGAKESVCCEAEKQECLQKAIPEKGCKDDKEAQKCNIEYEKCMFKIKEKE
- a CDS encoding RHS repeat-associated core domain-containing protein, whose protein sequence is MYSKSRNIKMRWFISEDPIGLEGGINLYLYVGNNPVNWVDPWGLKCKKPFWSRVGENFWQTNKVIPGALAPAIIPGVGMGLLTGGKVAELTGGITLRQWAMLGFRGAALQGVAFTGLETGIIAAGTAATNFALVGLAWETGVGIGSIISAAILPCEEEIEPPKPKGCK